In Camelus dromedarius isolate mCamDro1 chromosome 24, mCamDro1.pat, whole genome shotgun sequence, one genomic interval encodes:
- the CLDN3 gene encoding claudin-3: MSMGLEIAGTSLAVMGWLSTIVCCALPMWRVTAFIGSSIITAQITWEGLWMNCVVQSTGQMQCKVYDSLLALPQDLQAARALIVVAILLAAFGLLVALVGAQCTNCVQDDTAKAKITIVAGVLFLLAALLTLVPVSWSANTIIRDFYNPLVPEAQKREMGSGLYVGWAAAALQLLGGALLCCSCPPRENKYAPAKVLYSAPRSTGLGTVTGTGTAYDRKDYV, from the coding sequence ATGTCCATGGGCCTGGAGATCGCGGGCACCTCGCTGGCCGTCATGGGCTGGCTGAGCACCATCGTGTGCTGCGCGCTGCCCATGTGGCGCGTGACAGCCTTCATCGGCAGCAGCATCATCACGGCACAGATCACCTGGGAGGGCCTGTGGATGAACTGCGTGGTGCAGAGCACGGGCCAGATGCAGTGCAAGGTGTACGATTCGCTGCTGGCGCTGCCGCAGGACCTTCAGGCGGCCCGCGCTCTCATCGTCGTCGCCATCCTGCTGGCCGCCTTCGGGCTCCTTGTGGCGCTCGTGGGCGCCCAGTGCACTAACTGTGTGCAGGACGATACGGCCAAGGCCAAGATCACCATCGTGGCCGGCGTGCTCTTCCTCCTGGCCGCCTTGCTCACCCTGGTGCCAGTGTCCTGGTCTGCCAACACCATCATCCGGGACTTCTACAACCCCTTGGTGCCGGAGGCGCAGAAGCGGGAGATGGGCTCGGGCCTGTACGTGGGCTGGGCGGCCGCTGCGCTGCAGCTGCTGGGGGGCGCGCTGCTCTGCTGTTCGTGCCCGCCGCGCGAGAATAAGTACGCGCCGGCCAAGGTCCTCTACTCCGCGCCGCGCTCCACCGGGCTGGGCACGGTCACCGGCACCGGCACGGCCTACGACCGCAAGGACTACGTCTGA